One genomic window of Gracilinema caldarium DSM 7334 includes the following:
- a CDS encoding SDR family NAD(P)-dependent oxidoreductase produces MEEDEKLIKGTGGIALVTGASSGIGAAFARRLAAAASGKERYRGLPYFDELWLVARRGDRLSALAEELQAAYSTRDDEKTLIIRTFSLDLIAPNAIASLADKARERGKPLTILINNAGYGTYGPFTVINMDRQLGQIDLNCRALTESCYRFSPFLTRGSLVINIASLAGFAPLGGFAVYAATKAYVLSFSIGIATEWASRGIRVHALCPGSVDSEFAQVASEGVRLKVAHGWSADKTTTFCLKKACQGKAYSIPRLNWKLQRWASILVGPVNSARFANKFLVRPYKEPDQTLELTK; encoded by the coding sequence ATGGAAGAAGATGAAAAACTCATTAAAGGCACGGGCGGCATAGCCCTGGTAACCGGTGCATCATCAGGGATCGGGGCAGCCTTTGCACGCCGCCTTGCAGCCGCCGCGTCCGGTAAGGAACGCTATCGGGGCTTACCCTACTTTGATGAACTGTGGCTTGTAGCACGACGGGGAGACCGGTTATCTGCTCTGGCTGAAGAATTGCAGGCTGCCTACAGTACTAGGGATGATGAAAAAACCCTCATCATCCGTACCTTCAGTCTGGATTTAATAGCCCCGAATGCAATTGCGAGCCTGGCAGACAAGGCCCGTGAAAGGGGAAAACCACTTACCATTCTGATAAATAATGCGGGCTACGGCACCTATGGCCCCTTTACGGTCATCAATATGGACCGGCAATTGGGCCAGATCGATTTGAACTGCCGGGCTTTGACCGAATCCTGTTACCGTTTCTCGCCCTTCCTTACCAGAGGATCTCTTGTTATTAATATAGCGAGTCTTGCAGGTTTTGCACCCCTGGGAGGTTTTGCAGTATATGCTGCCACAAAGGCCTATGTCCTTTCCTTCTCCATAGGTATCGCAACCGAATGGGCTTCCCGGGGCATCCGGGTTCATGCCTTGTGTCCCGGATCAGTGGACAGCGAATTTGCTCAAGTTGCTTCTGAAGGGGTACGGCTCAAGGTAGCCCATGGATGGAGCGCCGATAAAACAACCACTTTTTGCCTAAAAAAAGCCTGTCAGGGCAAGGCTTACAGTATTCCTCGGTTGAATTGGAAACTTCAGCGATGGGCCAGTATCTTAGTAGGACCGGTGAACAGTGCCCGCTTTGCCAACAAGTTTCTTGTCCGGCCCTATAAAGAGCCGGACCAAACTCTAGAGCTCACAAAGTAA
- a CDS encoding DNA translocase FtsK — MARPIHPSKTALTLSVILGSASLILALAITSAYLALPFLIVKIGQFCIDAYGILSYWLPIYLFIAALLLSDNYYRPDKIFALTASIIPFFTLTVGLNIFNNYDQLLFAYSILSLLGRIGIVLSILLILLIEFFILMWITRLIADHTIISRETKAPIIKPSTHEPLRLRLLEEPSNTHPVLEELQPAIEPVDSVIFELPETKPLASKEAYKSFQTALDKSKDTALEVSRNATSDTDEEVLQKTAEREAQENDQDTTTEQDKKTIQFTDPVIIQSEIHEVDKDLKQALTEAEKLAEAIEREKEAERNIHQTEAPADKPVTQKKNDFPITNYHVPVEGLLTAYPDGQYWIIDQATRDAAVILKETLKEFNIQAEVTGIRKGPVITMFEILPAPGVKLSKIVNLQDNIALRLAASSVRIVAPIPGKHAVGIEVPNRKRNIVSFREMIEGELHREGKRMEIPVILGKDITGEAQTIDLVQTPHLLIAGATGSGKSVCVNSMILSILYQRSPAEVRLMLIDPKIVELKLYNDIPHLLTPVITEPKRAFQALQYCIYEMERRYALLDSMGVRDIRSYNKRIKERNIATERLPYIVVVIDEFADLMATTGKELESTVARLAAMSRAVGIHLVLATQRPSIDVITGLIKANIPSRIAFMVASKMDSRIIIDMVGAEKLLGKGDMLYAGAVDPFPVRMQGAFVSEEEVERVVEYVKGLGEPDYIDDEIFYDEDEEEAEPSLFDEGDDPLYEKALEIVYQQGKASASYIQRRLKIGYNRAARIVEMMEERGIVGPAQGSKPRELLRGQ, encoded by the coding sequence GTGGCACGGCCTATACATCCAAGCAAAACAGCGCTAACTTTATCAGTAATCCTGGGATCCGCGAGCCTAATCCTCGCCCTGGCAATCACTAGCGCATATCTTGCGTTACCGTTTTTAATAGTAAAAATCGGTCAATTTTGTATTGATGCTTATGGAATTCTTTCTTATTGGCTCCCAATCTATTTGTTTATTGCGGCCTTACTGCTATCGGATAATTATTATAGGCCAGACAAAATTTTTGCCCTTACGGCCAGTATTATCCCCTTTTTTACGCTTACCGTAGGCTTAAATATATTTAATAATTATGATCAGCTGCTTTTTGCCTATTCTATTTTGTCCCTTTTAGGAAGAATAGGTATAGTACTCAGCATCCTCCTTATCCTACTAATAGAATTCTTTATCCTTATGTGGATTACCAGATTAATCGCAGATCACACAATTATAAGCAGAGAGACTAAAGCACCAATTATAAAACCATCCACCCATGAACCTCTGCGGTTAAGGTTACTTGAAGAGCCGTCCAACACACATCCTGTACTTGAAGAACTTCAACCTGCAATCGAACCAGTAGATTCAGTCATATTTGAGCTTCCAGAAACAAAACCTTTAGCAAGTAAAGAAGCATATAAATCCTTTCAGACAGCCCTAGACAAATCCAAGGACACGGCTCTTGAGGTATCCAGAAACGCAACCTCTGATACAGATGAAGAAGTATTGCAAAAGACAGCAGAACGAGAGGCCCAAGAGAATGATCAGGATACAACCACAGAACAAGACAAGAAGACCATTCAGTTTACTGACCCAGTTATTATTCAGAGTGAGATTCATGAAGTAGATAAGGACTTAAAACAGGCCTTAACGGAAGCGGAAAAACTCGCCGAGGCAATAGAACGGGAAAAGGAAGCTGAGCGGAACATACACCAAACCGAAGCACCTGCGGATAAACCTGTAACCCAAAAAAAGAACGATTTTCCCATTACCAACTACCATGTACCGGTAGAGGGCCTCTTGACGGCATACCCAGACGGCCAGTACTGGATTATCGACCAGGCTACTCGGGATGCAGCGGTGATCCTTAAGGAAACACTCAAGGAATTCAACATTCAGGCAGAAGTAACAGGTATCCGCAAGGGACCGGTTATTACCATGTTCGAAATACTCCCTGCACCGGGAGTTAAACTTTCAAAAATTGTAAACCTGCAGGACAATATCGCCCTCCGGCTTGCGGCTAGTTCTGTCCGTATCGTTGCGCCAATCCCGGGGAAGCATGCAGTGGGAATTGAAGTTCCAAACCGCAAACGAAATATTGTGTCATTCCGAGAAATGATAGAAGGAGAACTACACCGGGAGGGCAAACGGATGGAAATTCCGGTTATCCTGGGGAAGGATATTACCGGCGAAGCCCAGACCATAGACCTGGTACAGACACCACACCTGCTTATTGCAGGAGCTACCGGTTCGGGGAAATCGGTCTGTGTGAATTCCATGATTCTATCGATCCTGTACCAGCGGTCTCCTGCCGAAGTCAGGCTTATGCTCATCGACCCAAAAATTGTAGAACTTAAATTGTATAATGATATTCCTCACCTTTTAACGCCGGTTATCACAGAACCAAAGCGGGCCTTTCAGGCTTTGCAGTACTGTATCTATGAAATGGAGCGTCGCTATGCCCTCCTGGATTCCATGGGGGTCCGGGATATCCGCAGTTATAACAAGCGGATCAAGGAGCGCAACATTGCCACGGAGCGCCTGCCCTATATCGTGGTAGTGATTGATGAATTTGCGGACCTGATGGCCACCACCGGCAAAGAGTTGGAATCCACCGTGGCGCGACTGGCGGCCATGAGCCGGGCTGTCGGTATTCACCTGGTGCTGGCAACTCAGCGGCCTTCCATTGATGTCATAACGGGGCTCATTAAGGCAAATATTCCGAGCCGTATCGCTTTTATGGTGGCCAGCAAAATGGACAGCCGTATCATCATCGATATGGTAGGAGCGGAGAAACTCCTTGGGAAAGGGGACATGCTCTATGCAGGAGCAGTGGATCCCTTCCCGGTCCGTATGCAGGGGGCCTTTGTATCTGAAGAAGAGGTAGAACGGGTTGTAGAGTATGTAAAAGGTCTTGGAGAACCAGACTATATTGATGATGAGATCTTTTATGACGAAGATGAAGAAGAGGCAGAACCTTCTCTTTTTGATGAGGGAGATGATCCACTCTATGAAAAGGCCCTGGAAATTGTCTATCAGCAGGGGAAGGCCAGCGCCAGCTACATACAGCGGCGGCTGAAAATTGGCTATAATCGTGCCGCCCGGATTGTGGAGATGATGGAAGAACGGGGTATTGTGGGGCCAGCCCAGGGCTCGAAGCCCCGGGAACTTCTCCGGGGCCAATAG
- a CDS encoding flagellar assembly lytic transglycosylase, producing the protein MLGLIKFVILILLFLVLLLGFRQNHKILLNFQGSFLFLVPFFFFSLTNCKADVVFSKPITEIVTLLQKDNYDFLSSVDPSQMHELTVLGPDAPFYIGLKLLKRGDTARGISALMVMPEKNSMYLQKERLTTLIPLLLNNNQIDLALKILQQTGHSPQMVTQDWYRRLLTEIYFTMGIYREVCTLQKNIDITSLSVQEQGLGLFSQLALEPKNQDIINRITSFFLIGPVTETSRNLFEKIQKAQDIYLPQTITNAIRGRLFILDRSYGDALYYFNQALRRNRELFEAYPDLLADLGKAYQFSGATKEGIKLFADWEATILSGQTTSALITNNDKNKIRFMLLFFTGRMARQIKQYSDALNYFDKALPLAPDPQQRDACIWYILDTTLESDKINFIKTLETLIPIWSNPSYFDDLLDKICTSYITDHKWNELADIFTIIYQKADSPIQARYAYILARAITEGYFPLKDQFLFLGIPAGSSRSFVATELYKVAFETDKASLYYRSLASAFLGTQLQVIPEPQSIPSDAHTDTKKTKKEDVDPLMIYLSGFFTWGAADIALPYILEYKDQLTPEDIHRLAELLKSHNRWGDQIQLVSKTLFSKPNYEPTRNDYQLLYPLPFRDLMEPIAKQHKIPLEIFYGLVRTESAFIPDVKSHAGATGLTQLMLATAKDATWRIQREGGPEFSITNEKELEDPETNLFIGAWYLSYLIERTGSPLLALASYNGGMTRVRNWRSSQKSLVEDLFLETIPITETREYSRKVLAAAAIYGYLYFHMSMEAIFADIFPIQKITVEAR; encoded by the coding sequence TTGCTCGGTTTAATAAAATTCGTAATCCTGATCTTATTATTTCTGGTACTACTATTAGGATTCCGCCAAAACCATAAGATTCTTCTTAATTTTCAGGGATCTTTTTTATTTCTTGTACCGTTTTTCTTTTTCAGCCTTACTAACTGTAAGGCTGATGTAGTGTTTAGTAAACCTATCACTGAAATTGTAACATTACTACAAAAAGATAATTACGATTTTTTGAGTTCTGTTGATCCATCCCAAATGCATGAATTGACCGTTTTAGGACCAGATGCACCTTTTTATATTGGCTTAAAATTACTAAAAAGGGGAGATACAGCACGAGGTATCTCTGCATTAATGGTTATGCCTGAAAAGAACTCAATGTATCTTCAGAAAGAAAGGCTTACAACCCTCATCCCCCTGTTATTAAATAATAACCAAATAGATTTAGCTTTGAAAATTCTCCAACAGACAGGGCACTCCCCTCAAATGGTAACTCAAGATTGGTATCGTAGACTGTTGACAGAAATATATTTTACTATGGGCATCTATCGGGAGGTATGTACTCTTCAAAAAAATATAGATATAACTTCTTTATCAGTACAAGAACAAGGACTAGGTCTTTTTTCCCAACTCGCATTAGAACCTAAGAATCAAGATATTATAAATAGGATAACTTCCTTTTTCTTGATTGGTCCCGTAACAGAAACATCTCGTAATTTGTTTGAAAAAATACAAAAGGCTCAGGATATTTACCTACCACAAACGATAACTAATGCAATTCGAGGAAGATTGTTTATACTTGATCGATCCTATGGAGATGCCCTTTATTACTTTAACCAGGCACTACGCCGCAACAGGGAACTCTTTGAAGCCTATCCGGATCTTTTAGCAGATCTTGGAAAGGCCTACCAATTCAGTGGTGCCACAAAAGAAGGAATAAAGCTATTTGCAGACTGGGAAGCAACGATACTATCTGGACAGACTACGAGCGCCTTAATAACCAATAATGATAAAAATAAAATTCGATTTATGCTTCTTTTTTTTACAGGGCGGATGGCTCGACAAATTAAACAGTATTCAGATGCATTGAATTATTTTGATAAAGCTCTACCCCTTGCTCCAGATCCTCAGCAACGTGACGCATGTATTTGGTATATTTTAGATACAACACTAGAATCAGATAAAATCAATTTTATAAAAACCCTTGAAACACTCATCCCTATTTGGTCGAATCCATCCTATTTTGATGATCTTTTGGACAAAATTTGTACCAGTTATATAACTGATCATAAGTGGAATGAGCTTGCAGATATTTTTACCATTATTTATCAAAAAGCAGATAGTCCTATACAAGCACGTTATGCATATATCCTTGCACGGGCAATTACAGAAGGGTACTTTCCTCTAAAAGACCAATTTCTCTTCCTCGGAATTCCTGCAGGAAGCAGTCGTTCCTTTGTTGCAACAGAATTGTACAAAGTAGCCTTTGAGACCGATAAGGCTTCCCTCTATTACCGCAGCCTTGCATCAGCATTTTTAGGAACACAACTTCAGGTAATCCCTGAGCCCCAATCTATACCTTCGGATGCTCACACAGATACGAAAAAGACCAAAAAAGAGGATGTTGATCCACTTATGATATATCTTTCTGGCTTTTTCACCTGGGGAGCTGCGGATATTGCATTACCTTACATTCTGGAATATAAAGATCAATTAACACCAGAAGACATTCATCGGTTGGCAGAACTCTTAAAGAGCCATAACCGATGGGGAGATCAAATACAACTGGTGTCCAAGACCCTCTTTTCCAAACCAAATTACGAACCGACCAGAAATGATTATCAATTACTCTATCCATTACCCTTTCGGGATCTTATGGAACCAATAGCAAAACAGCATAAGATTCCCCTTGAAATATTTTACGGACTAGTACGAACAGAAAGCGCCTTTATTCCTGATGTTAAATCCCATGCCGGAGCTACAGGGCTTACCCAACTGATGCTCGCCACTGCAAAAGATGCCACATGGAGAATACAACGGGAAGGAGGACCTGAGTTTTCTATTACCAATGAAAAAGAACTGGAAGATCCAGAAACAAATCTCTTTATCGGGGCTTGGTATCTTTCCTATCTAATAGAAAGAACAGGAAGCCCTTTACTTGCTCTGGCGTCCTATAACGGCGGAATGACCCGGGTCAGAAACTGGAGATCTAGCCAGAAAAGTCTTGTAGAAGATCTCTTTCTTGAAACCATACCGATCACCGAAACACGGGAATATAGCAGAAAAGTACTTGCTGCTGCAGCGATATATGGATACCTCTATTTTCATATGTCGATGGAAGCTATTTTTGCCGATATATTCCCTATACAGAAAATTACAGTGGAGGCTCGATAA
- a CDS encoding Hsp70 family protein: protein MPSKVNVISIKGVKFMAASIGIKIANGEFYPILEEGTSVKKRLILTTVHDGQESVQIDVYKSESKSMSDAEYIGSLVIEHITPKPKGEPSIEMTITSRDSEELIAEAVDLDDKNDLERHQLTVSLKALEQSETYDLPDFELETHEEQPPIGLYERASVIRDREEQKKPFPIIPILIGLGIVILIALLLYLFMFNNTVSKRDQQEITVQPTTGDTVAEPVKSSEPVEALEPRTVVQETNSTDTTEEKKPEVVVEVSPSQPAVQAKPARTRPPAPVSSYKVPLTIPKEGAPYKIRWGDTLWDISEAFYRNPWLYPRIARFNKIRNPDLIISGTTIRIPPKP, encoded by the coding sequence ATGCCGTCTAAAGTTAACGTAATAAGTATAAAAGGAGTGAAATTCATGGCGGCGAGTATTGGAATAAAGATCGCAAACGGGGAATTTTATCCTATACTGGAAGAGGGCACCTCAGTAAAGAAACGTCTTATTTTAACAACCGTCCATGATGGGCAAGAAAGTGTCCAGATTGATGTATATAAAAGCGAATCTAAAAGCATGTCCGATGCAGAATATATTGGGAGCTTAGTTATAGAACACATTACTCCAAAACCAAAGGGTGAACCTTCTATAGAGATGACAATTACATCTCGGGATTCAGAAGAGCTTATTGCAGAAGCGGTCGATTTAGATGATAAAAATGATTTAGAACGACACCAATTGACTGTCTCCCTAAAAGCACTAGAACAATCGGAAACTTATGACCTTCCTGATTTTGAATTAGAAACTCATGAAGAACAACCTCCAATTGGGTTATATGAACGGGCTTCGGTAATTCGAGATCGGGAAGAACAGAAAAAGCCATTCCCCATCATTCCAATCCTCATAGGTTTAGGCATTGTCATTCTGATAGCCCTTCTGCTATATCTATTTATGTTTAACAATACTGTTAGCAAGAGGGATCAGCAAGAAATCACTGTACAACCAACTACTGGTGATACTGTTGCAGAGCCAGTGAAAAGTTCTGAACCGGTGGAAGCTCTAGAACCAAGAACTGTTGTTCAGGAAACTAATAGTACTGATACAACAGAAGAGAAAAAGCCCGAAGTAGTGGTTGAAGTTTCACCGTCACAACCAGCAGTGCAAGCAAAACCTGCTCGGACTAGACCGCCAGCTCCGGTTTCTTCATATAAGGTCCCCCTCACCATACCTAAAGAAGGCGCACCTTATAAAATTCGCTGGGGTGACACCCTTTGGGACATATCGGAGGCTTTTTATCGTAATCCTTGGCTTTATCCCCGTATTGCTCGGTTTAATAAAATTCGTAATCCTGATCTTATTATTTCTGGTACTACTATTAGGATTCCGCCAAAACCATAA
- a CDS encoding tetratricopeptide repeat protein, whose protein sequence is MIGIVSVLLVIILLVSVLLIALAISGRKTAKTGDTKRKKRNKSRESLIRDATKRLAQNPKDPEALLTLGDLYYQDQVWDKAYKTYETLVELCGTNPELNEFEINMRFGMAALKLNLVEDAYKGLVIARSLQQNNFEVNYNLGVLEFQKKNYEKAVQLLQQARTQDPEHALTLRYLGHCYFKLHKYRESLVILRKAVDLVPDDKESIYAMGECYYELGQAEQAIKIFTHLRPDPVLGPSACLFAGTIHLNQHQFTKAIMDFEIGLKHENIKNEIQVELKYRLAMAYLRQQEIGRALSYLKDIQVTNPNYKDVPTLIGKYQELNSNKNLQIYLMASTGDFVTLCRKVVLSFFPKAKVKITNISVNKNEWVDILTDVDTPKWADVVMFRFIRSIGSVGELIVRDFHAQLKDVKAGKGYCITAGTFTDEAKKFVEARLIDLYDKDKLGGLLKGVDATTTQLEI, encoded by the coding sequence ATGATAGGAATTGTTTCTGTTCTTCTGGTTATCATTTTGCTTGTATCTGTTCTTTTAATAGCCTTAGCCATCTCTGGAAGAAAAACAGCAAAGACAGGGGATACGAAACGGAAAAAACGTAATAAAAGTCGGGAATCTCTTATTCGTGACGCTACAAAACGGCTTGCACAAAATCCCAAAGATCCGGAAGCCCTACTAACTCTGGGTGATTTGTACTATCAGGATCAGGTATGGGATAAAGCGTATAAAACCTATGAAACCCTGGTTGAACTTTGTGGTACTAATCCTGAACTGAATGAATTTGAGATCAATATGCGCTTTGGGATGGCGGCTCTCAAGCTTAATCTTGTTGAGGATGCCTATAAAGGGCTTGTTATAGCCCGAAGCCTTCAACAAAACAACTTTGAGGTTAACTATAATCTGGGAGTCCTTGAGTTTCAGAAGAAAAATTATGAAAAGGCTGTTCAGCTTTTACAACAGGCCAGGACCCAAGACCCCGAACATGCCTTAACATTACGTTATCTTGGTCATTGTTATTTTAAATTGCATAAGTATCGGGAAAGTCTGGTAATATTGCGTAAGGCTGTAGACTTAGTTCCTGATGATAAAGAGTCAATTTATGCCATGGGTGAATGTTACTACGAACTAGGGCAGGCAGAGCAAGCCATTAAAATATTTACCCATCTCAGACCCGATCCGGTATTGGGTCCCAGTGCCTGTCTTTTTGCTGGGACGATTCACCTCAATCAACATCAATTTACCAAAGCAATTATGGATTTTGAAATTGGTCTCAAACATGAAAATATAAAAAATGAAATACAAGTGGAATTAAAATACCGTCTCGCGATGGCTTATCTACGACAACAAGAAATAGGCAGAGCCCTTAGTTATCTCAAAGATATACAGGTTACAAATCCCAATTATAAAGATGTTCCGACACTTATTGGAAAATACCAAGAACTTAATTCGAATAAAAATCTGCAAATATACCTTATGGCGTCGACCGGTGATTTTGTTACCCTCTGCCGCAAGGTTGTACTCAGTTTTTTCCCAAAAGCAAAGGTGAAAATAACTAACATTTCGGTTAATAAAAATGAATGGGTCGATATCCTTACCGATGTAGATACCCCAAAATGGGCCGATGTGGTTATGTTTCGTTTTATTCGGAGTATCGGTTCTGTGGGAGAACTTATAGTGAGGGATTTTCATGCACAACTCAAGGATGTTAAGGCTGGAAAAGGCTACTGTATCACTGCCGGCACTTTTACCGACGAGGCAAAAAAATTCGTAGAAGCCCGCCTCATCGACCTGTATGACAAAGATAAGCTGGGGGGCTTGCTCAAAGGGGTAGATGCAACTACCACCCAGCTTGAAATATAG
- a CDS encoding DNA recombination protein RmuC has protein sequence MILRLRPKDGNPHLITLTQAQDRLERSLQEELRGTRSELAHNLTKIMELEASQLAALRQEIARFGQGNDQKMEQLRETVDRKLRDLQTDNAARLEQIRKTVDDKLHETLEKRLGESFKLVGDRLEQVQAGLGEMRALAAGVGDLKRVLVNVKNRGTWGEVQLISIIQDLLAPHQYELNAAMQPGSQERVEVAIRLPGSAGSAGSAGSAGTAGSAGEGIKDRPVLLPIDAKFPKEDYERLVSARENGDSLASEEAGKLLERRLKISAKDIYEKYIHPPYTTDFGILFLPSEGLFAEILSRPGLAESLQREFRVVIAGPTTLAAMINSLQMGFRTLAVEQRTTEVWRTLSLVKTEFEKFGALLDKTRKKLQEAADTVDLADKKSRTIQGKLKKAEQLQEPERVTQALPGLPDFGSAD, from the coding sequence TTGATCTTAAGATTACGGCCTAAAGACGGGAATCCTCATCTTATAACTCTAACCCAGGCTCAGGATCGGCTTGAGCGGAGTCTGCAGGAAGAATTACGGGGAACCCGGTCAGAACTGGCCCACAATTTGACAAAAATAATGGAATTGGAAGCCAGTCAACTGGCCGCGTTGCGCCAGGAAATAGCCCGTTTTGGGCAGGGCAATGACCAGAAAATGGAACAGCTTCGGGAGACCGTGGATCGAAAACTGCGGGACCTGCAAACCGATAATGCGGCACGGCTTGAACAGATACGTAAAACTGTGGATGACAAACTTCATGAAACCCTTGAAAAGCGGCTTGGTGAATCCTTTAAATTAGTAGGGGACCGGCTTGAACAGGTTCAGGCTGGTCTTGGAGAAATGCGGGCCCTGGCCGCCGGGGTTGGAGACCTGAAACGGGTGCTTGTCAATGTAAAAAATCGTGGGACCTGGGGCGAAGTCCAACTCATTTCGATTATCCAGGACCTTCTGGCACCACATCAATATGAACTCAATGCAGCAATGCAGCCAGGAAGTCAGGAACGGGTTGAAGTTGCAATTCGACTGCCAGGCTCTGCCGGCTCTGCCGGCTCTGCCGGCTCTGCCGGTACTGCTGGAAGCGCTGGGGAAGGAATAAAAGACAGACCTGTACTGCTTCCCATCGATGCTAAATTCCCTAAAGAGGATTATGAACGGCTCGTAAGCGCCCGTGAAAACGGTGATAGCCTTGCCAGTGAAGAGGCTGGCAAGCTTTTGGAACGGCGGCTTAAAATTTCTGCCAAGGATATTTACGAAAAATATATCCATCCACCCTATACGACCGATTTCGGAATCCTCTTTCTTCCGTCGGAGGGGCTTTTTGCAGAAATCCTGTCTCGGCCGGGCCTCGCGGAGAGCCTTCAGCGGGAGTTTCGGGTGGTGATTGCAGGACCGACAACCCTAGCGGCTATGATCAACAGCCTACAGATGGGCTTCCGAACCCTGGCGGTTGAACAGCGAACCACCGAAGTATGGCGGACTTTGAGCCTGGTAAAAACAGAATTTGAGAAATTTGGAGCACTTTTAGATAAAACCAGAAAGAAATTACAGGAAGCAGCAGATACGGTAGACCTGGCGGATAAAAAATCCCGCACCATACAGGGAAAACTTAAGAAGGCTGAACAACTGCAGGAGCCGGAAAGGGTAACACAAGCGTTACCGGGGCTGCCCGATTTCGGGTCCGCTGATTGA
- a CDS encoding NfeD family protein produces the protein MKRIILAFYLVLSCISLMNAQAPVPHGPGSVWIIPIKGDIEPFISAFIRRSSQNALAKGASTIIYEIDTFGGRVDTALQISSFIGSLKNIRTIAWVRSGPESMGVSWSAGALIALSCQDIVMSSGTSIGAAAPVTIGPDGQMAPTGEKTVSAVRSQMAALAEKNKHPVLLALAMVDQDLEVWEIQVNGENRLVNSVELENLEKNSANQVVRQNQVSAKGKLLSLTAGEALKYGLARAVADNSTELLQKLEITGEVSELVPSMADQIISVFTSGTVQTILILLGLVMLFLEINSPGFGIPGVVAIISFVTVFGLNALLGTVGSLEMILFLVGVALLAVEIFILPGFGITGISGLVLIGLSLVFSRQDFTIPNLPWQWEIFGRNVIFVSIGIILAIAAIAVIALMGPRLRIFDRLTLKTKIEGTAGGPDPEHAGTSVMEAARVMSDEVEENYGDLLGKQGKTISTLRPSGKAEFNGKTYTVEADGVFIEPNKPVEVIRVRGNRIIVRSIG, from the coding sequence ATGAAGCGAATCATCCTTGCATTTTATTTAGTCCTTTCATGTATCAGTTTGATGAATGCCCAGGCTCCTGTGCCACATGGACCGGGCTCAGTATGGATTATTCCCATAAAAGGTGATATTGAGCCTTTTATCAGTGCCTTTATCCGCAGGTCGAGCCAGAATGCTCTTGCCAAGGGAGCCTCCACAATTATTTATGAGATTGATACCTTTGGGGGCCGAGTCGATACGGCTCTGCAGATCTCAAGTTTTATTGGATCTCTGAAAAACATACGAACCATTGCATGGGTTCGCAGTGGTCCTGAATCGATGGGGGTAAGCTGGTCTGCAGGGGCCCTTATTGCCCTTTCCTGTCAGGATATCGTCATGTCCAGCGGTACATCCATCGGAGCGGCCGCTCCAGTCACCATTGGACCTGATGGGCAAATGGCCCCTACTGGAGAAAAGACCGTCAGTGCGGTTCGTTCCCAGATGGCGGCATTGGCAGAAAAAAATAAGCATCCTGTTCTGCTTGCCCTTGCCATGGTCGATCAGGATTTGGAGGTTTGGGAAATTCAGGTTAATGGTGAAAACCGTCTTGTGAATAGTGTGGAACTGGAAAATCTAGAAAAAAACAGTGCTAATCAGGTGGTACGACAAAATCAGGTATCTGCTAAGGGAAAACTGCTCTCCCTCACCGCAGGGGAAGCTCTTAAATATGGGCTTGCCCGAGCTGTTGCCGATAACAGCACTGAACTACTGCAAAAATTAGAAATAACCGGTGAAGTATCGGAACTAGTTCCATCTATGGCTGATCAAATTATTTCGGTTTTTACTTCAGGAACAGTGCAAACTATCCTCATTTTACTTGGCTTAGTCATGCTGTTCCTGGAAATAAATTCTCCCGGCTTTGGCATCCCCGGGGTGGTAGCAATTATCTCTTTTGTAACCGTTTTTGGTCTTAATGCACTCCTGGGAACTGTTGGATCCCTTGAAATGATACTCTTCCTCGTAGGGGTCGCCCTGCTTGCTGTAGAAATCTTTATTCTTCCCGGCTTTGGTATCACCGGTATCTCGGGGTTGGTGCTCATCGGTCTTTCACTCGTATTCTCCAGACAGGATTTTACCATCCCAAACCTGCCCTGGCAGTGGGAAATCTTTGGCCGAAATGTCATTTTTGTCTCCATAGGTATTATTCTTGCAATTGCCGCCATCGCTGTTATAGCACTTATGGGACCACGACTCAGGATCTTTGACCGGCTTACCCTGAAAACGAAGATTGAAGGTACCGCAGGAGGTCCTGATCCGGAACATGCGGGTACGTCCGTTATGGAAGCTGCCCGGGTTATGTCCGATGAGGTTGAAGAAAATTATGGGGATCTGCTGGGGAAACAGGGTAAGACTATTTCTACCCTCAGGCCTTCCGGTAAGGCAGAATTTAATGGAAAAACGTATACTGTCGAAGCAGATGGAGTATTTATAGAACCAAACAAACCGGTGGAAGTAATCCGCGTACGCGGAAATAGAATCATTGTAAGGAGTATAGGATGA